From Paenibacillus sp. V4I7, one genomic window encodes:
- the uxuA gene encoding mannonate dehydratase: MKMVFRWFGEGNDTVSLDQIKQIPGVEGIVWALHDIPVGEEWPMDKIMVVKEKADHAGLHLKVVESVNIHEDIKLGLPTRDTYIENYKKTIVKLAAVGVKVICYNFMPVFDWVRTDLHKVLEDGSTALFYEQSKIANLNLDEQVQRINANPNFTMPGWEPERLGRLTELFDAYRDVTEEELFNNAKYFLDAIIPVAAEHDIQMAIHPDDPPWPIFGLPRIMTNQTNIRRFLNLHASPYNGLTLCSGSLGANLSNNIVAMVHEFADRIPFVHLRNVRVYENGDFIETSHRTLDGTVDMSGIVQALHQNNFDGFCRPDHGRHIWNEQCRPGYGLYDRALGIMYLWGLWDAYSKDSLTEKAVGN; encoded by the coding sequence ATGAAAATGGTATTCCGATGGTTTGGCGAAGGTAATGACACCGTCAGTCTTGATCAAATTAAGCAAATCCCCGGCGTAGAGGGCATCGTCTGGGCACTGCATGACATCCCGGTGGGTGAAGAATGGCCGATGGATAAAATCATGGTGGTAAAAGAAAAAGCCGATCATGCAGGTCTCCATTTGAAAGTCGTGGAGAGTGTAAACATTCATGAGGATATTAAACTAGGACTTCCTACTCGAGATACATATATCGAAAATTATAAGAAAACAATCGTTAAACTTGCAGCTGTTGGCGTCAAAGTGATTTGCTATAACTTCATGCCTGTATTTGATTGGGTACGAACAGATTTACATAAAGTCCTTGAAGACGGGTCTACAGCCTTATTTTATGAACAAAGTAAAATAGCCAATCTAAATTTAGACGAGCAAGTTCAACGAATAAATGCAAACCCGAATTTTACAATGCCTGGTTGGGAGCCAGAACGCCTGGGTCGCTTAACCGAGTTGTTTGATGCCTATCGCGATGTGACCGAAGAAGAATTGTTCAATAACGCCAAATATTTTCTTGATGCTATTATTCCAGTTGCTGCCGAACACGATATTCAAATGGCCATTCATCCGGATGACCCACCATGGCCGATATTCGGACTCCCGCGAATCATGACTAACCAGACAAACATTCGACGCTTCTTAAACCTGCACGCTAGTCCGTATAACGGCCTCACACTTTGCAGCGGATCTCTTGGAGCTAACCTTTCCAATAATATAGTTGCGATGGTGCATGAATTTGCTGATCGCATTCCATTTGTACATTTGCGTAATGTCCGTGTTTACGAAAATGGGGATTTCATCGAAACCTCACACCGTACGCTGGACGGAACAGTTGATATGTCTGGAATCGTTCAAGCACTGCATCAAAATAATTTTGATGGTTTTTGCAGACCAGATCACGGCAGACATATATGGAACGAACAATGTCGTCCAGGCTATGGCCTATACGACCGCGCTCTTGGCATTATGTATCTCTGGGGACTTTGGGATGCATATTCCAAAGATTCAC
- a CDS encoding GntR family transcriptional regulator encodes MNYTIKPPIHSAREAVYHTLKGQILSNELLPGTSISEKEMSIQFGVSRTPVRESFVRLSQEGLLDIYPQRGTVVSLIDLELVEEARFMREQLECAVIRLACLSFPSEELDALQTNLILQRKCVAEQDYKKMFEYDEAFHRTLFKGCSKLNTWAVIQQINVHLNRTRMLRLAADHHWDDLFTQHQQMVEAIQESNVVWAEKVMSEHMHLTILDQALLKQKFPTYFK; translated from the coding sequence ATGAACTATACAATCAAACCACCGATTCATTCCGCGCGTGAAGCTGTTTACCACACACTTAAGGGGCAAATTTTAAGTAACGAGCTACTTCCTGGTACAAGTATTTCGGAGAAAGAAATGTCGATTCAGTTTGGTGTTAGCCGAACGCCAGTAAGAGAAAGTTTTGTTCGACTATCTCAGGAAGGATTGTTGGATATCTACCCGCAACGCGGAACGGTTGTCTCGCTCATCGACTTAGAGCTTGTGGAAGAAGCACGATTCATGCGCGAACAGCTAGAATGCGCTGTCATTCGATTGGCTTGTCTCAGCTTTCCTTCTGAAGAATTGGATGCTCTTCAAACCAACCTTATTTTGCAAAGAAAATGTGTCGCCGAGCAGGATTATAAAAAAATGTTTGAATATGATGAAGCCTTCCATAGAACTCTCTTTAAAGGCTGTAGCAAACTCAATACATGGGCGGTTATTCAACAAATCAATGTACACCTAAACAGGACCCGAATGCTAAGGCTTGCTGCTGACCATCATTGGGATGATCTTTTTACTCAGCATCAACAAATGGTGGAAGCCATTCAAGAAAGCAACGTAGTATGGGCAGAAAAAGTAATGAGTGAGCACATGCATTTGACCATTTTAGATCAAGCATTGCTCAAGCAAAAGTTCCCCACATACTTCAAATAA